A single window of Calditerrivibrio sp. DNA harbors:
- a CDS encoding zf-HC2 domain-containing protein, with amino-acid sequence MDCTKYHRNINAFLDNELSEVEEFYLLKHLRICENCKIYLNNISKLKTHIKESYTNKSSPNIDLSKSIMHQIKHKQSANKTKKRKNTLVKVALLAAIFLSYVLINNISLSKNKNTYTFKEEEKLLLEHLEKSNNTKVISVAYSMER; translated from the coding sequence AGAAACATTAATGCTTTTTTAGACAACGAGCTAAGTGAAGTTGAAGAGTTTTACCTTCTTAAACATCTAAGAATATGTGAAAACTGTAAAATATATTTGAACAATATCTCAAAGTTAAAAACACATATAAAAGAGAGCTATACAAACAAAAGCTCACCAAATATAGATCTATCAAAGTCTATTATGCACCAAATAAAGCACAAACAATCAGCCAATAAAACAAAAAAGAGAAAAAATACCCTTGTTAAAGTTGCTTTGCTTGCCGCCATATTTTTATCCTACGTTTTAATAAACAACATCTCATTATCTAAAAACAAAAACACTTATACTTTCAAAGAAGAAGAGAAATTATTGCTTGAACACCTTGAAAAGTCAAACAATACAAAGGTTATCAGTGTTGCCTATTCTATGGAGAGATAA